From the genome of candidate division KSB1 bacterium:
TCCCGGAAAAATTTTTACCGGCCAAGTCACTTACCTCTATCCCATGCTGGCAATGGAAAGCCGCACCGCCAAAGTCCGTTTGGAATTCGCCAATCCCCGCGGCGAGATTCAACTGCGGCCCGAAATGTTCGCGACGGTGCGTTTGAAATCTGACTTGGGTGAAGAAACGATTGCGGTGCCCGAGCAGGCCATCATCCGCAGCGGCGAACGACTCATTGCGATTGTCGCACGCGACGGCGGCTATTTCGACGTGCGCGAAGTGAAAGCCGGTTTGGTTGCCGAAGGCTACATGCAAATTCTCGAGGGCTTGCACGAGGGCGAGCAACTGGTGGTGTCTTCACAATTCTTGATTGACTCCGAAAGCAATTTGCGCGCGGCGATTGCGCAATTTACCAGCAGCCATGCGGGACATGGCGGGCAGTCAATGGGCGCACCATCCGGAGAGAGGGGGAAAGGTCGAGTGGGGGAAGGGGAGACGGTGAGAGGACATGAAGGGCATCAGATGCAAACGCAGAGCAAACCGGCTGAACATTCAACCCACGACATGGACAAAAATAAAGAAACCGGTGCGAAAAAGTATACCTGCGAAATGCATCCGGAAGTGATCATGGACGCGCCAGGTGATTGTCCGAAGTGTGGGATGAGGCTGGTGGAGATGAAATGAAAGTTGCTGGTTGCTCGTTGCTGACCATTGGCCAATTCAACATCATCAAAGAGCAACCAGCAACCAACGGCGGAGCTTTTTATGCTACCTAAAATAATAGATTGGTCCATCCGCAACAAATTTCTCGTCGTCCTGCTCACCGTCTTTGCGATCATCGGCGGAATTTACGCGATGCTCAACACGCCGGTGGATGCGATTCCGGACTTGAGCGATGTGCAGGTGATCATCTACACCAAGTTCGAGGGCCAGTCGCCGCGCATTGTTGAAGACCAGGTGACGTATCCGTTGACCACGGCGATGGTCTCGGTGCCGCGCTCGACGGTGGTGCGCGGTTATTCGTTTTTCGGCTACTCGCTGGTTTACGTGATTTTTGAGGACGGCACCGATATTTATTGGGCGCGCTCGCGCGTGCTCGAATATCTCAATTACGCGGCGAATCGCCTGCCCAAAGGCGTCGTGCCCGCGCTCGGCCCGGATGCCACCGGCGTCGGCTGGGTGTTTCAATATGCACTGAGATCGAACAAGCGCGATCTTGCCGAGCTGCGTTCGATTCAAGATTGGTATTTGAAATATGAATTAAGCGCGGTGGAAGGCGTTTCGGAAGTCGCCAGCATCGGCGGATTCGTCAAGCAATACCAAGTCACCGTTGATCCCAATCGCCTGCTCGCCTACAATATTCCGCTCGACATGGTGATGATGGCGATCCGCAAGAGCAACCACGACGTGGGCGGCGAAAGCATCGAAATGAGTGAGACGGAGTTCATGATTCGCGGCCTCGGCTATCTCAAGTCTGTCGACGACATCAAAAAGATTCCGCTGATGGTGGACAAGAGGGGCGGCACGCCGGTGTATTTGCGCGACGTGGCGGACGTGCAAATCGGCCCGGAAATGCGCCGCGGCATCGGCGAGCTCAACGGCGAAGGCGAGGCGGTGGGCGGCATCATCGTCATGCGCTACGGCGAGAATGCGCTGAAAGTGATTGACGGCGTGAAGAAAAAGCTGGAAATCTTGAAGGCCGGCCTGCCGGAGGACGTGGAGATTGTCACTGTTTACGACCGCTCGGCGCTGATCAAGCGCGCGATTTCCAATTTGCGCCAAAAGCTGATCGAAGAGATTTCCGTCGTCGGCCTCGTGTGTTTGATCTTTCTGCTGCACCTGCGCAGCGGCTTTGTCGCAATCTTCACCTTGCCCACCGCGGTGTTGATCTCGTTTTTGATCATGTACTATCAAGGCATCAACGCCAATATCATGTCACTCGGCGGCATTGCCATCGCCATCGGCGCGATGGTGGACGCGGCGATCATCATGATCGAAAACGCGCACAAGCATCTCGAGCGCGATGCCGGCAAAAAAGCGCATTGGAACATTATTGCCGACGCTTCCAAGGAAGTCGGGCCTTCGCTGTTCTATTCTTTGATGGTGATGACCGTGTCGTTTTTGCCCGTCTTCGCTTTGCAGCAGCAGGAAGGCCGGCTCTTCAAGCCGCTGGCCTTCACCAAAACCTATGCGATGGCGGCCTCGGCATTTCTGGCGATTACCATCGTGCCGATCTTGATGGGTTTTTTCATTCGCGGCCGTCTCCGGCCGGAGGAAAAAAATCCCATCAACCGTTTTTTGATCAAGCTGTACGACCCGGTGCTGCACTTCGTGTTGCGCTGGAAAAAATCAGTACTGGTCGCGGCGTTGATCATCCTCGGCGTAACGGTTTATCCCTTCTCGAAAATCGGCAACGAATTCATGCCGCCACTTTACGAGGGCGACTTGCTCTACATGCCGACGACTTTGCCCGGCATCAGCGTCACCAAAGCGCGCGAGCTGCTGCAGCAGACCGACAAGATCATCCGCCAATTTCCGGAAGTGCATCACGTCTACGGCAAAATCGGCCGCGCCGAAACCGCGACTGATCCGGCCGGCCTCGACATGATTGAAACAATGATCATGCTCAAACCGGAAAAGGAATGGCGGCCCGGCATGACGGTGGACAAACTCATCAACGAGATGGATGCGGCGCTGAAAATTCCCGGCTTGTCGAACGTATGGACGATGCCGATCAAGAATCGCACCGACATGCTGTCGACCGGCATCAAGACGCCAGTTGGCGTCAAAATCTCCGGTCCTGATTTGCAGACGCTGGAAGCCATCGGCAAGGAAGTCGAAGCCGCGGTCAAGCAAGTGCCGAATACGCTTTCTGCTTTCGCGGAGCGCGCGGTCGGCGGAAACTACGTCGATTTCCATGTTAATCGCGACGAAGCCGCGCGCTACGGCTTGACAGTTGATGATATTCACAACGTCATTCAATCCGCCATGGGCGGGATGGCGGTGACGACAACAGTTGAGGGGCTCGAGCGCTACCCCGTGAATTTGCGCTACAGCCGCGAATTGCGCGACAATATCGAGGCGCTCAAGCGTGTGCTGGTGGCAACGCCGACCGGACAGCAAATTCCGCTCGGCCAGCTCGCCACCCTCAGCATCAACAAGGGACCGATGGTGATTCGCAGCGAAGACACGCGCCCCAATGTTTGGGTGTATGTCGATATCAAAGACATCGATGTCGGCACCTATGTGAACATGGCGAAGCGCGCGGTGGCGGAAAATGTGAAACTGCCGCCAGGATACAACATCGTGTGGAGCGGGCAGTATGAATACATGCAACGCGCCCAGCAACGGCTGATGATCGTCATCCCCATGACCGCCCTCATCATTTTCGTCATCATTTATCTCAGCACGCGCTCGGTGACAAAGACGATGATCGTGTTTCTGGCGGTGCCATTCTCGCTGGTCGGCGCCATTTGGCTGCTCTACCTGCTTGATTACAATTTCAGCATCGCGGTATGGGTCGGCATGATCGCGCTCGCCGGCTTGGATGCCGAAACCGGCGTGGTGATGCTGCTTTATCTCGATGTCGCTTTTGACAACGCCAGAAAAAAAGGATTGATGCGAACGCTGGCAGATTTGCGTGAGGCAATTTACGAAGGCGCGGTGCGCCGCATTCGCCCGAAAGTAATGACCGTCGGAACGACGTTCGTCGGCCTGCTGCCGATCATGTGGAGCGCCGGCACCGGCGCCGACTTGATGAAGCGCATCGCCGCGCCGATGGTGGGCGGATTGTTTACTTCGCTGCTGTTGGAGTTGATGGTTTATCCGGTGATTTATTATCTTTGGAGGAGACGAGAGCTTCAAAAAGTAAACACTGATGAAACAGATAAACAAGGAAGGGTGCAGCATGGCTAAAGACCCCATTTGCGGCATGACGGTGGATGAAACGACAAGCCTGACAGCCGAGCGCGACGGGCAGACCTACTATTTTTGCTGTGAGCATTGCCGGCAGAAATTTCTCGCGCCGTCTGCACCGCAAGTCATCACCCTGAAACGGCCCCTTGCGGTCGCAAAGCAGCCTGTGAGTCTTGCGCCTTCGCACCAAGAGAAGCATGGCCAGCACGCGCCGGCGACGGTCGCGCACGCTTGTTGCGCGGATGATGGTGCATCACCAACAACGCCCAGTTCCGCTGCGAAATATTTTTGCCCGATGTGCGAGGGCGTCGAAAGCGACAAGCCCGGCGATTGCCCGAAATGCGGCATGGCATTGGAACTGAATCCTGCGTGGAAACCTAAGAGCAAAATTATCTACACGTGCCCGATGCATCCCGAAATCGAGCAGGGTCATCCCGGCGAATGCCCGATCTGCGGCATGGCGTTGGAGCCGAAAACAGTGTCACGCGACACCGAAGAGGAAAACGCCGAGTTGCGCGACATGACGCGCCGCTTCTGGATTGGCGCAGCGCTCACGTTGCCGGTTTTTCTGCTGGCGATGGCGCATATGATTCCCGCGCTGAACGTGGTACCGGAAAATATTTCGCGCCGGTTGCAGTTCATTCTCACCACGCCGGTGGTTTTGTGGGCCGGCTGGCCGTTCTTCAAGCGCGGGTGGCGTTCGATTAAAACGATGCACTTGAACATGTTCACGCTCATCGCCATCGGCGTGGGCGCGGCTTATTTCTTCAGCGTCGCGGCAATGCTGTTGCCCAATCTGTTTCCCCATTCCATGCGGCACAATGGCGGTGTGAACGTTTATTTCGAAGCCGCGGCAGTGATTGTCGTGCTGGTGTTACTCGGACAAGTGCTGGAATTGCGCGCGCGCAGCCGTACCGGCAACGCCATTCGCAGCCTGCTCAATCTCGCGCCGCCCACGGCCCACCTCATTCACAACGGCGAAGAAAAAGAAGTGCCGTTGGAAAGCGTGAAAAGGGGTGATCGTTTGCGCGTGCGGCCGGGCGAAAAAATTCCAGTTGATGGTGTCGTCATCGAAGGCCGCAGCAGCGTGGACGAGTCGATGATTACCGGCGAGCCGATTCCGGTGGAGAAAAACCCGGGCGACAAAGTCACTGGCGGCACGGTGAACGGCGCCGGCAGTTTCGTGATGCAAGCCCAGCGCGTGGGCAGTGATACTTTGCTGGCGCAAATCGTGGACATGGTCGCGCAAGCGCAACGCAGCCGCGCACCAATTCAAGGGCTGGCTGACAAGGTTTCCGGCTATTTTGTTCCGGCAGTCGTCGCCATTGCCGTAGTCACTTCATTACTTTGGTATTTCTTCGGGCCGGAGCCGCGGCTGGCTTATGCCCTTGTCAATGCCGTTGCAGTGTTGATTATTGCATGCCCGTGCGCTTTGGGTTTGGCGACGCCGATGTCGGTGATGGTGGGCGTGGGCCGCGGCGCGCAATCCGGCGTGCTCATTCGCAACGCCGAAGCCATCGAAATCATGGAGAAAGTCAATACGCTGGTCGTTGATAAAACCGGTACCCTCACGCACGGCAAGCCACGTCTCACTGCCGTGTTGCCGGCCGAAGGTTTTGAGGAGAATGAACTGCTGCTGGCGGCGGCCTCGGTCGAGCAAAACAGTGAGCATCCGCTGGCCGCCGCAATTGTGCAAGGCGCAAAAGAACGAGGAGTGAAGCCACAAACGATTACGGATTTTGCTTCGATCACTGGCGGAGGTGTCGTCGGCAAACTTGGGGGAAGGGAAATTGCTGTAGGCAAAAGTGCCTTCTTGCAGCAACGCGGGGTGAGCGGCCTAGCGGCGTTCGAAGCGCGCGCAGGAGTACTGCAATCCGAAGGCAACACGGTTATTTTCATTGCGATTAATGGCAAAGCTGCAGGCTTGCTCGCGATTGCTGATCCCATCAAAGCTTCAACCCCCGAGGCCATCAAAGAATTGCACCAACTCGGCTTGAAAATCATCATGCTCACCGGCGATAATCAACGCACTGCGGAAACAGTGGCAAAGAAACTCGGCATTGACGAAGTTGAAGCCGGCGTCGAGCCGCAAAACAAACACGAGCGTATTCAGCAATTGCGGCAACAGGGCCGCATCGTGGCGATGGCGGGCGACGGCATCAATGACGCGCCGGCATTGGCCGCGGCGCATGTCGGCATCGCGATGGGCACGGGCACGGACGTCGCCATGGAAAGCGCGGGCATCACGCTGGTCAAAGGCGATCTGCGCGGTATCACCAATACCATCAACCTGAGCCGCGCCATGATGCGCAATATTCGCCAGAATCTTTTTTTCGCGTTTGTTTACAACACGCTCGGCATTCCCCTTGCCGCCGGCGCGCTCTATCCGTTTTTTGGCGTATTGCTCAGCCCCATCATCGCGGGCGCGGCGATGAGCTTCAGCTCGGTTTCGGTGATTGTCAATGCCCTGCGTCTGCGCAAGCAAAAGCTGTAACCGCCGATTGCAGATCGCAATTCGCCGGATTTCAACCCTCATCATTCATTTCACAAAGGATACCCTCATGGTAAGAAACTCTCTTCTCGCTCTGTCACTCGGTCTGGCCCTTATGGCGTGCGGCGGTTTCGAGCACGACCGCACCGACGCCACTGGTTCCGCCACAGCGCAGGCCGGCCTTTCGGAAGTAAAGATCAGCGTGCCCACCGTGCAATGCGGCAGTTGCCAGAACAAGGTTGAGAAGGCACTGCAAGCAGTGGCGGGCGTGAAAACGGCAAAGGTTGACCTGGATGCCAAAGTCGCACGGGTGAGCTTCGATCCGCAAAAGGTCGGACTGGCTGAGCTGGAGAAGGCCATCGCGCTGGCGGGATATGATGCGAACAATGTCAAGCGCGATTCCACGGCCTATGCTGGGCTCGATCCCTGTTGCAAGCTGCCGGAAGACCGCTGAACCGCAGACCACACGCGCCACCGCAGGAGGTGCAGCATGGGCACCTCCTGCGGTTCCCGCCTTTTTTCCCCGCGTCCTGGCTG
Proteins encoded in this window:
- a CDS encoding efflux RND transporter permease subunit; protein product: MLPKIIDWSIRNKFLVVLLTVFAIIGGIYAMLNTPVDAIPDLSDVQVIIYTKFEGQSPRIVEDQVTYPLTTAMVSVPRSTVVRGYSFFGYSLVYVIFEDGTDIYWARSRVLEYLNYAANRLPKGVVPALGPDATGVGWVFQYALRSNKRDLAELRSIQDWYLKYELSAVEGVSEVASIGGFVKQYQVTVDPNRLLAYNIPLDMVMMAIRKSNHDVGGESIEMSETEFMIRGLGYLKSVDDIKKIPLMVDKRGGTPVYLRDVADVQIGPEMRRGIGELNGEGEAVGGIIVMRYGENALKVIDGVKKKLEILKAGLPEDVEIVTVYDRSALIKRAISNLRQKLIEEISVVGLVCLIFLLHLRSGFVAIFTLPTAVLISFLIMYYQGINANIMSLGGIAIAIGAMVDAAIIMIENAHKHLERDAGKKAHWNIIADASKEVGPSLFYSLMVMTVSFLPVFALQQQEGRLFKPLAFTKTYAMAASAFLAITIVPILMGFFIRGRLRPEEKNPINRFLIKLYDPVLHFVLRWKKSVLVAALIILGVTVYPFSKIGNEFMPPLYEGDLLYMPTTLPGISVTKARELLQQTDKIIRQFPEVHHVYGKIGRAETATDPAGLDMIETMIMLKPEKEWRPGMTVDKLINEMDAALKIPGLSNVWTMPIKNRTDMLSTGIKTPVGVKISGPDLQTLEAIGKEVEAAVKQVPNTLSAFAERAVGGNYVDFHVNRDEAARYGLTVDDIHNVIQSAMGGMAVTTTVEGLERYPVNLRYSRELRDNIEALKRVLVATPTGQQIPLGQLATLSINKGPMVIRSEDTRPNVWVYVDIKDIDVGTYVNMAKRAVAENVKLPPGYNIVWSGQYEYMQRAQQRLMIVIPMTALIIFVIIYLSTRSVTKTMIVFLAVPFSLVGAIWLLYLLDYNFSIAVWVGMIALAGLDAETGVVMLLYLDVAFDNARKKGLMRTLADLREAIYEGAVRRIRPKVMTVGTTFVGLLPIMWSAGTGADLMKRIAAPMVGGLFTSLLLELMVYPVIYYLWRRRELQKVNTDETDKQGRVQHG
- a CDS encoding heavy metal translocating P-type ATPase; amino-acid sequence: MAKDPICGMTVDETTSLTAERDGQTYYFCCEHCRQKFLAPSAPQVITLKRPLAVAKQPVSLAPSHQEKHGQHAPATVAHACCADDGASPTTPSSAAKYFCPMCEGVESDKPGDCPKCGMALELNPAWKPKSKIIYTCPMHPEIEQGHPGECPICGMALEPKTVSRDTEEENAELRDMTRRFWIGAALTLPVFLLAMAHMIPALNVVPENISRRLQFILTTPVVLWAGWPFFKRGWRSIKTMHLNMFTLIAIGVGAAYFFSVAAMLLPNLFPHSMRHNGGVNVYFEAAAVIVVLVLLGQVLELRARSRTGNAIRSLLNLAPPTAHLIHNGEEKEVPLESVKRGDRLRVRPGEKIPVDGVVIEGRSSVDESMITGEPIPVEKNPGDKVTGGTVNGAGSFVMQAQRVGSDTLLAQIVDMVAQAQRSRAPIQGLADKVSGYFVPAVVAIAVVTSLLWYFFGPEPRLAYALVNAVAVLIIACPCALGLATPMSVMVGVGRGAQSGVLIRNAEAIEIMEKVNTLVVDKTGTLTHGKPRLTAVLPAEGFEENELLLAAASVEQNSEHPLAAAIVQGAKERGVKPQTITDFASITGGGVVGKLGGREIAVGKSAFLQQRGVSGLAAFEARAGVLQSEGNTVIFIAINGKAAGLLAIADPIKASTPEAIKELHQLGLKIIMLTGDNQRTAETVAKKLGIDEVEAGVEPQNKHERIQQLRQQGRIVAMAGDGINDAPALAAAHVGIAMGTGTDVAMESAGITLVKGDLRGITNTINLSRAMMRNIRQNLFFAFVYNTLGIPLAAGALYPFFGVLLSPIIAGAAMSFSSVSVIVNALRLRKQKL
- a CDS encoding heavy-metal-associated domain-containing protein, producing MVRNSLLALSLGLALMACGGFEHDRTDATGSATAQAGLSEVKISVPTVQCGSCQNKVEKALQAVAGVKTAKVDLDAKVARVSFDPQKVGLAELEKAIALAGYDANNVKRDSTAYAGLDPCCKLPEDR